GCCCTTCTCCTCGAAGTTTCTTACGAGGGGGGCATGCCATATCAACACGAATGTGATTGCCACCGAACTAAAAGGTTACAAGATTCAGAAAGAACAAGAAGATATATCAATCAAGGCACATAAATTTGTAAACTATCAATCATGTTTTGAGCTGTATAACAGCCAACCTTACCAGTGCCATATTATGAGACAAAGCAGCGCGTGCAGACTGCTCATCTTTGAAGACAATGTAGGCATGCACACTGCAAAGAATACAAGCAAATATGAATATGGAGAACCACTAAGCTTAAATCACGCAGTAATTTGGGCATACTTTAACCTAAAGCTGTTAAATGCCATGTGCTTTAAATCACTGTTTCACTGCATATACTAGGCTATATATAGATTCCGGCAACAGAATGAACAATGCAAGTACATAACTAACTAGATGAAGAACAACAATGATCCAGATGCAAATGAGCACTCACTTATCGACCAATTCATTGACCTTCCCCTGTAAAACGGCCCCTCTTCTCGAAAGCTTGGTCTGCAGGAAGCACGACACCAAACGAATGAGAAACCTTTCCACCCCAACCCAAACAAAGAAGAAGGCGATGGCAATGGCACTGTACTGACGTCGACCAGCGGCACAGAACGGATCCTGACGGACTCGATCTCGCCGAACGCCGCGAACTCCTTGGTGAGCACCTTGCGCTTGGTCCGCAGCGGCAGGTTCCCCACGAACGCGGTCCTGAGCAGCTTGCTCTCGTCGTCgaactcctcttcctcctcctcggccCCTACCGCGGCGTCGTCGGGGGCCTTCCTCTTCTCCCCCACTCTCGGCGGCTTCTCCGTGCCCGCGCCTCGCCGCCGCTCGCGGCCGGCCTCGAGCTCGTCCCGCTTCCGCTTGGGCCGCGGGCCTtcctccttgctcttcttcttcttcgaggACGGGTCGGCAGCCTCGGCGCCAGGGCTGGGCTGCTTGCGGAGGAGCGTCGCGGCGGGGGCAGGGGCAGGAGTCGCGGCGGGCTCCTCCGTAGAGGCCTTCCGGCGGAACGGGTTGTCCGCGGAGAAGAGGGAGCGGATGGCCGCGGCCGGGGAGTCGCCGCTCGCCGCCTCAGCGGCTGGGTCCCTGTGCTTCTTcgccatcggcggcggcggcggcgggtctcCCGATTCGGTTGCGGTTGCGGGTTGCGGCGGGGTCTCGTGAAGAAGAGGGCAAAAGGGGGAAATGACTTGTCCTCCTCGCTGGGCGGCTCGGAATAGACGTGGGGTTGGGAAAGCCTCTGGAATTTCCAGCCGTCCGATGGAGCACCGACGGCTAAGATTAGTCCGTGCTCTGTACAACGGCCACCGAGGCTAGGCTACCCTTCCTGTTCCTGAGCGAGTCGGTCGCGACAGGGGAGGAGGGGTTAGGGTTCTAGCGCTCTCTGCTTTCTccctgcgccgccgccaccgccgccgtggaCGACCGGAGCGGAGTGGGAGGGGATGATGGAGGGAGGTAGCCGCGCGGAAGGGCGGAACCCGAACCAGCTCCGGCCGTTCTCCTGCACCGGGAACCCGCTCCACCGCGCCCACGGCTCCGCGCGGTGGGCGCAGGGCGGCACCATCGTGCTGGCCGCTGTGTACGGGCCCAAGCCGGGGACCAGGAAGGGGGAGAACCCCGAGAAGGCCTCCATCGAGGTCGTGTGGAAGCCCAAGACCGGCCAGATCGGTACGGTACCCCGCTCTTCCTCTAGAGTTCACTTCGCCCCGCGGCTGCGCGTGCATTGGCGGCGATCAAGAGGGTGTTTCGTGCTTGCAATGTCGTCTGTTCCCGAGTAACCACGTGGTCACTGAAATGGCGCGTTGTTTTTGCAGGAAGGCAAGAGAGGGAGTATGAGACGATACTCAAGAGGACGTTGCAGAGCATTTGCTTGCTTACAGTTCATCCTAACACCACCACCTCTGTCGTGCTTCAGGTAATGTCGCCCCGCTGGCAGCTGCCATGCTAAATTTGCTTCTGTTGTTCTGTATACAGTTCCACCATTGCTGTTAGGTTGTGTTTGA
Above is a genomic segment from Miscanthus floridulus cultivar M001 unplaced genomic scaffold, ASM1932011v1 fs_329_4, whole genome shotgun sequence containing:
- the LOC136531349 gene encoding uncharacterized protein yields the protein MAKKHRDPAAEAASGDSPAAAIRSLFSADNPFRRKASTEEPAATPAPAPAATLLRKQPSPGAEAADPSSKKKKSKEEGPRPKRKRDELEAGRERRRGAGTEKPPRVGEKRKAPDDAAVGAEEEEEEFDDESKLLRTAFVGNLPLRTKRKVLTKEFAAFGEIESVRIRSVPLVDTKLSRRGAVLQGKVNELVDNVHAYIVFKDEQSARAALSHNMALFGGNHIRVDMACPPRKKLRGEGPLYDRKRTVFVGNLPFDVKDEEVYQVFCSSSGSEGDVEAIRVIRDPSSSLGKGIAYVLFKTREAANSIARKRDMKIRDRLLRLTHAKPVDTTLKKTEVQKRSRVPKHKEVSTPGSKSNEGSEKAKRKASALSYQGLRSSKSGVVKKVKVNQQPSNKGKQSKTNETGASAHKAKRPAVAARKAKQLAKKRKVDASTPENSHRSKKPRK
- the LOC136531350 gene encoding exosome complex exonuclease RRP46 homolog; protein product: MMEGGSRAEGRNPNQLRPFSCTGNPLHRAHGSARWAQGGTIVLAAVYGPKPGTRKGENPEKASIEVVWKPKTGQIGRQEREYETILKRTLQSICLLTVHPNTTTSVVLQVVGDDGSVSFHMM